Proteins encoded by one window of Luteimonas yindakuii:
- a CDS encoding aldo/keto reductase → MHTRRDFLTTISLAAGGLALAPLAACSGTGSAAAQSASATPASATSAPTARGAMLMRAIPSTGEQLPVIGAGTSGSYEVPLGSADYDTLQDTIRVFFEGGGRLFDTSPNYSNADEVLGALLDTGDWRERCFLATKIAEDSREAMEAQWAESKRRLRTDRVELLQVHNLRAWEIALPYARELKAQGATKYIGLTHFVERGHADLERIMRAEKPDFIQVNYSVNAPEAARSVLPAAQELGVAVLVNRAFDDGKLFAEVQGRALPGWAAELGIGSWAQMFLKFAISHPAVTAVIPATGKPDRQADNLQAGHGELLSRAQQDELVAMFT, encoded by the coding sequence ATGCACACGCGTCGGGATTTCCTCACCACCATTTCGCTCGCCGCCGGCGGGCTGGCCCTGGCGCCGCTGGCTGCCTGCAGCGGGACCGGCAGCGCTGCCGCGCAATCCGCATCCGCCACACCGGCGTCCGCGACGTCGGCCCCGACCGCGCGCGGCGCCATGCTCATGCGCGCCATCCCGTCGACCGGCGAGCAGCTGCCGGTGATCGGCGCCGGCACCTCCGGCAGCTACGAGGTGCCGTTGGGCTCGGCCGACTACGACACGCTGCAGGACACCATCCGCGTGTTCTTCGAGGGCGGCGGCCGCCTGTTCGACACCTCGCCCAACTATTCCAACGCCGACGAGGTGCTGGGCGCGCTGCTCGACACCGGCGACTGGCGCGAACGCTGCTTCCTCGCCACCAAGATCGCCGAGGACAGCCGCGAGGCGATGGAAGCGCAGTGGGCCGAGAGCAAGCGCCGCCTGCGCACCGACCGCGTCGAGCTGCTGCAGGTCCACAACCTGCGCGCGTGGGAGATCGCGCTGCCGTATGCGCGCGAACTGAAGGCACAGGGCGCGACGAAGTACATCGGCCTCACCCACTTCGTCGAGCGCGGCCATGCCGACCTCGAACGCATCATGCGTGCGGAGAAGCCCGACTTCATCCAGGTCAACTATTCGGTCAATGCACCGGAGGCTGCGCGGTCCGTGTTGCCCGCGGCGCAGGAACTGGGCGTCGCGGTGCTGGTCAACCGCGCGTTCGACGACGGCAAGCTGTTCGCCGAAGTGCAGGGCCGCGCATTGCCCGGCTGGGCCGCGGAGCTCGGCATCGGCTCGTGGGCGCAGATGTTCCTGAAGTTCGCCATCAGCCACCCCGCGGTCACCGCGGTGATCCCCGCGACCGGCAAGCCCGACCGCCAGGCCGACAACCTGCAGGCCGGCCACGGCGAACTGCTGAGCCGCGCGCAGCAGGACGAACTGGTGGCGATGTTCACCTGA